ttaaagcaAATAGAGGGCAGTCGCCATTAGAACATCGCATTGGTGTCGTTACTCCGTTATTGCATGCGCATATGCTCTCATTTTTGGATCGTCAGGTGTGAGCACTCAAAATGGTGATGAAGGATCCAAGAAATCTAAAATATGCCACTGATTTGCAACATAGAACACATATTTAGCAATGGAATGTTTTTATCACCAAATCATATTagcatgaaaaataaagagaatgcCTAAACAgataacatattttatgtatacGAGATGAATTATGGTGCTACACACAAGAACCAAGAAGCAAATCCCAATAAGCTACATAACAGTTAagctaaattcaataaatagaaAGCAATAAGAGAAATATACGAATATACAAACCGCATAACGATAGGCAGAATATACAAATGCAACAGCAAATGCAGCGCAAAGTGGAAAAACCATACGGCAATACGATATGGGAagtggtaaaagtaccatggaggcccctatactaagagtcagattgcattttactcactactcaaaaaatgagcaaattaatccctatacattagatcaaagaacaaattggtCTTTCTGTTAAATTTCtatccatttctactgttaaaagcTGGTCTTTGTATGATGTCCACATGGCAAGCCACATTTCACTGTCTGAGTTTTTAATAGTGCAAATAGATGAATTTTTAACGGAAAGGACTAACTTGCTCTTTAATATaatgtataaggactaatttctcattttttgagtagagggggTTAAGGGCCTCTATAGTACTTTTACCTATGGAAAGTCTATTTACTCTAACATCACCAGGGATGGAAATAGTATTACGGTTTGACAAGCAAGCTAACTTATTGTTCAGCATCTAACATTGTACAACACAAGCTGGATATATATGTCTGTATATGGTGGTTTCATAAACTTAATTTACAAACAAACCCTGCCATGGAACAATCTTAAAATTAATGTCATTGCAATTTCAGTAGGATCATACAATATCTTTATTAGAGCATGGAAAAGACAACAGGAGAAGAAACGGGACACaacaagaataaagaaaatcagCTATGgaagtacaaaaataaaacaagaatgaaTAGTGTTCTAACTGAAACAAACAACAAAGCtgttaaaagtttgaaattgagaCCCCAACTTCCACAGAATCTTGTGTTAAATGATGCGGGAGCAACTAAAACAAGTTGTTCACTTCTCTATGAACACTCAATGAATAGCAGCTGAAATAAAGGACAAACAAGTTATATggtcatataaaattatattatttatcattcattcAACCCTAAGCAGGTTACCAAGTGGAGCATACGGTAGCGGAGCTCTTAATGAAGCAGTGTTGACTCAGACTACGTAATGTATGCTCAGATTAGACACAGGGTTGACATGCTCAGATTAGACACAGGGTTGACTATAACCAGGAATCTGTATGTTAACAGACTAAGATTATAAAGTGAAACATCCACCAATGATCATTACTACGGTTATCAGTATAATACAAATCAGTCTAATTCTCAAAGTTTCATCTAAAAGACTAAGTTTTTCAGGAGTGATAGTAGTGGCATCATAAAAAGACCCAGAAGAAAAGTCTAGTTAGCCAAACAAactatttaatctaatatagCCGTAAAACCATGAAGAGTAAGCGCCTACTTACAGTGTCCTTATGTCTAAACTAGGATTCTTTGCAAGTTTTCTTGTTGTGGCCAAGACCTTTGCACTTGCTACACTGGAGCTGTCGTCTCATCATGTCTATCGATTCAGGCTGCTTCTTCTTTGGCCGACCTGGTGGACGTTTAGATGGAGGAGGAGTTACAGTTACAGCTACAGCTGTTACCTCAGGTAATTCATCCTCAATTGGTCTGTCTACATTTGGAACAGGGTGAATGGACTCGGCATACGTTAAGCGGAAACTCTCAGTTGTGAAGTATTGAGAACAATAGTCATATGGACTTCTACCGATGCATTCAATGACAGCAATAGCATGAGAGCAAGGTAAACCAGTAAGTTGCCAGCCCTTGCAGCTGCAGTCCCAATGATCTATATTAACAACCGCAAGAACCTCGGGATTTTCCCCACGGACTTCAAATGTGCTACCCTGTGTGAGTAACACTTGAAATGACCTCGCCATTGCAGTTTCCTTCTGCAACTTTTCCTCGTTACACGGAGTTAATTTTGTCATCCACTGACTGGAATCCACACGACGTTTGTAGATCGCCTCCATCATCTTACCCCGTAATTCATCAATCATCTGTGTTATAGGAAACTCGTGTGCTTCAGATACCCAACTATAGAACTGCTGCCCAAAGGTCGAGATCAAGTGGTTATACCTAGCTCCTCCGAAAAAGGCATTTGCCCAGTGCTCTGGTTCACTTTGAATTATCCAGTCATAAGCTTCAGGAGAAATGGCTCTTATTAATTCAGTATCACGCTGGAAACCCTCAAGTCGTGGTGACCGAGCAGCAGAATAAAAGTCACTGATCATAAACCGTCTTGCATCATGAGAAAGATGCCCCTTTAACTCTCTGTTAAGTTTGTCAGCAAGATGTTGTAAACAGTAGCTGTGGTAGCATTTATCGAATACATCAGCCAGTGCCTGCTTTAAACCATTCTGaaaatctgcaacaaatgttaACTGGCTAGATGTAGGAACAGCAGATTTGAGTTCCCGTAAAAACCAAGTCCAATTGTCTTCATCCTCGGCATCAACTACAGCAAAAGCTACAGGAAAAATACCATCCTCCGCATCTGCAGCCGTTGCAGCAAACAAGTTTCCTtgatatttagaatttaaagaaaCACTGTCAAGAAAAATTAGGGGTCGACAACCTTGTAAAAAACCAGATATCGAGGCATGAAACGAGACAAACAGTCGATGGAAGCTTGAGTCGTCCTTGGTATTAAAGGTGACAATACTGCCCGGGTTAGTCTCTTTTATCTTCTCACAGAAAAAAGGTAAGAGATTATATGCCTCTTTAAAGGATCCTTGAAGCTGTTCCCTAGCAATCTCTTTTGCACGCCATGCCTGAGAATAATTCAGTTCAATTCCATATTCTCGCTTGATATCATCGGCAATATCTTTTGGCCTATAGTTGGgggaaattttcaatttctccTTTATAATACTTCCCACCCAACCCCTTGTTGCCCGGTACCCAGCTTTTACTGCAGCTCCTCCACACGTATGCATGGTGTTCATCTTCTTGATGCAAATCAATTGAGTAGTGGATAGTCTCGACGCATATATCCTCCAGGAACAGCCTTGAGCTTTGCATTTAACAGTAACACGATGACTATCGTTTTTCTTATACCTATAAGCAAAACCATGTGCAATTGAGTATTTATGCAAGGCTTCTCGGAATtcattaaaactattaaatctTTGGTCAACGCCAGTGATTGTATTCTCCCACACTTGTGCAGCTTTATGATGCTCGATGATATTAATAGGCATACAGTCTATAGGAGTTTCATTCGGCATGTACATGTCAACATCATCAATGGCATCGGTCATTCCAAGAGCAGCATTGGCAGGAGCAACGATAGGAACCCCAACAGCTTCTGAGACGGTCGTCCTGCTAGACCTGCACATTTAAGCATACATAACCACAACAGCAAGGACAGAACTTAAGACAGTAAATTCAGAAACAAGAAAGATCAACTGAGTAACTACCTACTACGCATGTTGGAAACATTACGAGCAGCCGCTTCATCCGATGCAACAAAGACATCAACGGTGAGAGAGTCGCCTAAAAAACTAAGCATCCGCTGCAAATCCTTGTCTTTCGAGATAGTTATAAGGGTCTTCTTGTTTCCAGGGAGAAAGTACTTGATCGACATGTTATCCGAGCTAATACTAAACATATCTGCTATTTCGGACTTGAAATCACTTAAACTAGTTTGCTCATTAATATCTATAGCAAAGGCCTCACCACCACTATAGGACAATGAACCATCTTTATCAGTGACAAAATCGCCACCAGACTGGCATATTGCTATAATTTTCTTCGCAGCCATAGCCTAAAACCCAAATCAACCAAAAAGAAACTACATTAAACAAAACatgaaatatcaaataataataatctttttttttaattttttttcccctCGCACAAGAATTCAAAAAAGAACAAGCATAAAATTCAATAGCGAAGCAGTAAGTTAAAACAACTTAATCTATTCCGAAATTACCTTCTGGGACTAAAAACCCAAAtcgaaaaaacaaagaaaaagccCAAAAAGGAAAGGGGAAAATGCATAGCataatcttttgttttttcactcacaataatttaaaaagaaagcaTAAAATTCCAACTTAATCTATTGAGACATTACCTACTAAGACTAAAAACCCAAAtcgaaaaaacaaagaaaaaccccaaaaaagaaGGGGACAATGCATGGTATAATAGGATTCAGAAACCCTAATATCTATGGAGTTTGAAttcaaagagggaaaaaaaagatgatacCTTTAATGGAGAAACATGAGAAAGGGAggattttttttgtgtgtgtgtgtgggtTCGTTGTTAATTGGGAGATTGAATCCTTGAATTTGACGAGAAGAGTACGGAGAGAGAGAGTAGACAGGTAACCCAAATGCCGATTGCCTGAAACTCAAAAAATGCATGAAAAGAATAGAATTGAACACAATACGCAGCGTACTGTATGGTATGGTGGTATAGTACATGGTATCCtcgttttcaatttaataagggtaaactatattaATAGTCAATTAacttgttgtttttcttttttggtcacctaactatgaaaagttataaattggtcacttaattttgttaatttttattaacttgttgtttttcttttttggtcacctaactatgaaaagttataaattggtcacttaattttgttaatttttacttttttggtcacccaactatttaattttatcttttttagtcacccaactattttgcattttggggtgtctccatttttactttagCCAAGTGGTgactaaaaaatacaaatttgaatagttgggtgactcaactatgaaaagttataaaatagttacTTAGCTGTTCAGTTTTGTCTTTTTTGATCACCTaataactatgaaaagttacaaatgaTCACTccactattcaattttgtcttttataattacccaattatctttaatttttttatatttctatttttttacgtTAGCCaaataggaaaaaaatacaaaatttaataatttggtgaacatttaataattagtatatatatttattacattataaatggttaaataacttttaaataattatatacaaatctgaacataaattaataaaataaaatgagagaACCAATAacacttttaaatataatttcttttagaaCAAAATTATGATACAActatgagaaaataaataaactgaacttaaaaaaaattaaacaaaacatgaaaattagaGCTATTGTTAGTCTAGTCGGGTCAAGTTCGAGTTAGGCATACCATACATAATTGCATAAGTTTGATCAAgcttgaaatattaattttaatttttatgtaagttTATCCGTATTTATAAATGGTTAACTCAAGTCTATTAGGGCCTgtcatttttaacataattatttttattatatttaccaATTAcgtatatattttcttttttttaacataaacaacttgataataaatttaatttttattttaatataaattatataatataaaatatgagtcaagctcaattcaatattcaaagGCCAAGTCCAACccgttttaagtttataaaatgttttcttttcttttgtatattatataatttaaatcatataaaaattaaatattgtacaTTATAATACAAAATTGTAACTATTAAACACattcttaattttatatgataGTATGGGTGAATCTAAACagacttaaattaattatttataaatataaataaaattaaaattaatattttgagttgaGCCGAATTTAAATAACTATGAATATTGATATCAATgatgaatcaaattcaaatcgACTCGTGAACACCATTACTCCAAACGCATTTCGGCTTTTtctcttaaatattttttatagatttttgtaCTAAAGTTAGACTGCTGGGAACTAAGCTCAATAATTCATAGAGAATATTAGATAAACCTGCCTGCCAACCCTAGTTTAGCGTTAGCTGACCAAATAAATCTCTAATAATTTAGGGTTGATAAGCCAAAttccttcttttttaatttttcgatttAATTGACTTCTAAGTATATACATGAAAGAGGTGAGTAAAACGTATCCAAAAGCCCATTTTCAATTTGCCAAAAGTTTGTACAGCTTGGATGCACATTGTACATagtatgattttcttttatatgtaaatgaaggaatctatttaatttatattaatgtaaatttaatataatttatgtatttttatataaataatattttaatatatcgatgatcatattttatattatactaAGTTATGCATCATAAGTTTTAAGCAAATTAAGAATGTGAGAGTTATTCATTTATCGTACAATTATTGATAAAAACAATAGAAGTATTGGATTGATTCAACATTTTTTTGTACATGactaataaaattgtttatttaaaaatgctCTCTCTTCTATAAATATAGGTTAAATTATGCTGATGATCTCTATACTGCGTGTAAATTGCAAATGTAGTCTCTATACTCTAATTTTGGTTcattttattcttcttctttttaattttcattcataattcaaacaataatagtTAAATCCTTTGAgtaaatttttacaattaatctccaatttaatcatttttagttGTTGTACATTTCAAATCCAATCCTAATGCAAATGgtagtaattaattttattaactaaacaaATGTGATATTTTTGTgagtattaaatataaatagcaAACTAACATGACATTATACATGTGATGATATATTTGTcgcataaaatttaattttaatgattattgtTTAGATAATATTTGCTAGCAGGTTGGATATTTACATCTCTTTAATTATCTGAATTTAAATCTACAAATCTACCTAAAATCGCTTACTAATGCAAACATTGTCGAGAATAATTATCCAAATTCGAATCAAACATTATTATCCATTTAATATCCACGGTATCTATCCATACCTATTTCGAATCTGcagtaaataataattttaaaatttgaatctaTAATATTTGAAACCgcaacaaaataaatcaaattttaaaattttaaaaataaaaatatacatattaaaataacaaaatcataATAGAAAGACAAAATGTACCAAAATTTGACCACAAATATCCGTATACCAATTACAGCCGATGCCAATCCAAAAGTCCttcactttaattttatttttttacttttcttttctcgGATTTTGTTATAttccataaatttttaaagtaaaagctatactttattacaaaatatcCCAAGTACAAAGTACGAGGGCTGCACTTTATTACAAAAAAGCAAATGTTATGGCATTTGTTCCTAAGAtaaattcagaaaataaaatattaatttctataatGTCACAATAAAACAGGTCCTACAAAATACATGTTTCACCTTTCTGCTCAAATTCTTAGCAATCGGgtgtaatattaaatattaactaatttttatacCGTGCAATGCATGATTTACtcctatattttataaaattattatccaaataatatcatattaattaaaattattgataaaataatattttaaataaaatatatacttaaaacaataataacaacataaaatattccggaaattgttattaattaaaaacattacataacaccaattacaagaaaatgattcgtattttgttcaaaaacatttttaatatataattttaattgaataaatattttaatatttttaattcttttgattttcatttaactgaaaaaattattattttaatattttaaatatataattttatgtataataaaatctaaatagaataaaaagatTAACAACTTCCaactataaaagtttaaaagagCTTAACGAAAATAtgtaaaaacttaataaaaataagtataatgaaaaactaaaatattttataaattttatgttaaattagataaatcacttaatttttttaactgaaggatttttttaattcattgaaattttacttaaattaattgttgaaataattattatatatgtatatatatacatataatatctTTACTAATATCCAAAGTCGTGATCGAATTGGTATTACTTTTGACTGAATTGCAAattagttataaatttatttaaaaattatttttacaaatgaataaatattattttgaggatgtttttatcttttatcttttatataaattttagaaaatacatatacataatgTAATTCAAACGCAAAACATCACGATCtctaatatttcaattttatcatctcaattaaagacatatttagtatttatataaatcttttataattttattagatAATTGTTTTCACCCACGTCATGGCTATGCCataaattagttataattaGGTTGGTATTTTGATTCGAGcactaatttaattgaaaaattattaaaaccccattatttttataaaataacaaatattattatgataatgttttcgtttttattatatattcatatataagatctataaaaatcaatttaaacccATAAATGGTAAGACTTGAGCGATTTTCAATACCTTCATTGTAAGTgtgttataatttaatattgatcAAGAGTTTGCAGCATCTACAACtaagtatattatatatatcggtgattatatatatacttacatgtatatacatacaagTTCATGAACCTTTCCTAAGTCTACTTTAAGATAgtataatgtatatattataaaaatattgaaattcataAAGTATAGTAGTTAAGCTGGCAACATTGAAGGGGTCCGAGCTAGTAGTTCTCACAAATTATGTGCAAAAAGGTTGCTTACTTTGCTTAACGAGCTAGGTCTCTCTATGAGCTTTCCTTCATGTTTCCTATAATCAATTATAAGATAACTTAGCATAGAAGATTAAAACTAAGGGTTAATTCTATTATATGTCCTTAAACTACGATCTAGATTCTAAATTGGTAGTCaagcttcaaaatattttaattaagtccttAATGTATCAATACTATATGGCATAGTTTTTTAACATGTTAGATCCAAA
The window above is part of the Gossypium raimondii isolate GPD5lz chromosome 9, ASM2569854v1, whole genome shotgun sequence genome. Proteins encoded here:
- the LOC105800780 gene encoding uncharacterized protein LOC105800780, whose amino-acid sequence is MAAKKIIAICQSGGDFVTDKDGSLSYSGGEAFAIDINEQTSLSDFKSEIADMFSISSDNMSIKYFLPGNKKTLITISKDKDLQRMLSFLGDSLTVDVFVASDEAAARNVSNMRSRSSRTTVSEAVGVPIVAPANAALGMTDAIDDVDMYMPNETPIDCMPINIIEHHKAAQVWENTITGVDQRFNSFNEFREALHKYSIAHGFAYRYKKNDSHRVTVKCKAQGCSWRIYASRLSTTQLICIKKMNTMHTCGGAAVKAGYRATRGWVGSIIKEKLKISPNYRPKDIADDIKREYGIELNYSQAWRAKEIAREQLQGSFKEAYNLLPFFCEKIKETNPGSIVTFNTKDDSSFHRLFVSFHASISGFLQGCRPLIFLDSVSLNSKYQGNLFAATAADAEDGIFPVAFAVVDAEDEDNWTWFLRELKSAVPTSSQLTFVADFQNGLKQALADVFDKCYHSYCLQHLADKLNRELKGHLSHDARRFMISDFYSAARSPRLEGFQRDTELIRAISPEAYDWIIQSEPEHWANAFFGGARYNHLISTFGQQFYSWVSEAHEFPITQMIDELRGKMMEAIYKRRVDSSQWMTKLTPCNEEKLQKETAMARSFQVLLTQGSTFEVRGENPEVLAVVNIDHWDCSCKGWQLTGLPCSHAIAVIECIGRSPYDYCSQYFTTESFRLTYAESIHPVPNVDRPIEDELPEVTAVAVTVTPPPSKRPPGRPKKKQPESIDMMRRQLQCSKCKGLGHNKKTCKES